One Candidatus Micrarchaeia archaeon genomic window carries:
- a CDS encoding AAA family ATPase has protein sequence METIQFFKEEKYLLEELFKDKNQLFKREIYSQLNKSNIIILYGLRGTGKTTLLAQKYLEIKGDKLALHGEHLNMAGYSIKDLITIQKHFFREGYLFIDEITKLKNWDEELKIFSDMYPKIRIIVTGSSAVNLQESRRTLARRALFINLKPLTFNEFLEIKYNTKIRKFNLFSEDLFTEAMKTELDMRDKLKNINEIILEYKEMNIPYLLEKPKSTILDLLQRIIYEDIGGTSSFNEEILSKFWPLLKLLALSEKISYDILAKDLNVGKGTVIKMIDYLEKASIIHKAQIYKKGKSKIRKEPKFLFVSPVIRIVLLELLGEKERAVGLSREDLFAMHIEELYYLKTGPDFVWNNILFEIGGPNKDLKQFKEIDFKGKKIIVFEGLEIQNKEVFKLPFYIFLSHF, from the coding sequence ATGGAAACAATACAATTTTTTAAAGAAGAAAAATACTTATTAGAAGAATTATTTAAAGATAAAAATCAACTTTTTAAAAGAGAGATATATTCTCAATTAAATAAATCAAATATTATTATACTATATGGATTAAGAGGAACAGGAAAGACAACTTTACTCGCACAAAAATATTTAGAGATAAAAGGAGATAAGCTAGCATTACATGGAGAACACTTAAATATGGCAGGTTATTCAATAAAGGATTTGATTACAATTCAGAAACATTTTTTTAGAGAAGGCTATTTATTTATTGATGAAATTACTAAATTAAAAAATTGGGATGAAGAATTAAAAATATTTTCTGATATGTACCCAAAAATAAGAATAATAGTAACTGGTTCTTCTGCTGTTAATCTTCAAGAATCAAGAAGAACACTTGCTAGGAGAGCATTATTCATAAATTTAAAACCTTTGACTTTTAATGAATTTTTAGAAATAAAATATAATACAAAAATAAGAAAATTTAATTTATTTTCTGAAGATCTATTTACTGAAGCAATGAAAACTGAATTAGATATGAGAGATAAATTAAAAAATATAAACGAGATAATTTTAGAGTATAAAGAAATGAATATCCCATATTTATTAGAAAAACCAAAATCAACTATCTTAGATCTTTTACAAAGAATAATTTATGAAGATATTGGGGGAACTAGTTCTTTTAATGAAGAAATTTTATCTAAATTTTGGCCGTTATTAAAACTTTTAGCTCTTTCAGAAAAAATAAGTTATGATATATTAGCTAAAGATTTGAATGTTGGTAAAGGAACAGTAATAAAAATGATTGATTATCTTGAAAAAGCAAGTATTATACATAAAGCACAAATATACAAAAAAGGAAAATCAAAAATAAGAAAAGAACCAAAATTTTTATTTGTTTCTCCAGTTATAAGAATAGTACTTCTTGAATTATTAGGAGAAAAAGAAAGGGCTGTTGGATTATCTAGGGAAGATCTTTTTGCAATGCATATTGAAGAATTATATTATTTAAAAACTGGGCCTGATTTTGTATGGAATAATATCTTATTTGAAATAGGGGGGCCGAATAAAGATCTAAAACAATTTAAAGAAATTGATTTTAAAGGTAAAAAAATTATTGTTTTTGAAGGTTTAGAAATACAAAATAAGGAAGTTTTTAAATTACCATTTTATATATTTCTAAGTCATTTTTGA
- a CDS encoding TldD/PmbA family protein has translation MIEDIIKELKQNKIKDYEIFYSKNDSTSIDTDKTNFNKKEHDYETGYGLRILKNNRIGFVFFSDKKHIKSSIQTAIQISKIRPALKGFNFYNINPKMRVKTYDKKILNLTENEMKETIQNMLNKIKTTPISCMLIKNISDINIINSEGLECSQKETSLIAHAYCSNQGQTGSDYYESYKYDINSILKTASSASIKSNQKSKTIPSCKLPVILQNDALIELIDNLILTQMTGEKKYYKSSYLIGKENKIIASDLLTLYEDPFSEAYSKTNFDGEGIEDDISVLINKGKFTGFVYDKETGALDKSLKFGFCSRSNYKSRPKIGFSNIHIKPGKDKNLEELNKNYIVIDELFGFHTANPTTGDFSLTIGGGYIFKNNKKQYIQGNILSGNIYSLLKNIQNIESSVKMRGSYVLPRILIKELTIS, from the coding sequence ATGATTGAAGATATTATTAAAGAACTTAAACAAAATAAAATAAAGGATTATGAAATATTTTATTCTAAAAATGATTCAACTTCAATTGATACAGATAAAACAAATTTTAATAAAAAAGAACATGATTATGAAACAGGGTATGGATTAAGAATTTTAAAAAACAATAGGATTGGATTTGTATTTTTTTCAGATAAGAAACACATAAAAAGTTCAATACAAACAGCTATACAAATTTCAAAAATTAGGCCTGCATTAAAAGGATTTAACTTTTATAATATAAATCCAAAAATGAGAGTTAAAACCTATGATAAAAAAATACTAAATTTAACTGAAAATGAAATGAAAGAAACTATACAGAATATGTTAAATAAAATTAAAACTACACCTATAAGTTGCATGCTAATAAAAAATATATCAGATATAAATATAATTAATTCTGAAGGATTAGAATGTTCACAAAAAGAAACAAGTTTAATTGCTCATGCTTATTGTTCTAACCAAGGCCAAACAGGTTCAGATTATTATGAATCATATAAATATGATATAAATTCTATTTTAAAAACTGCTTCTTCAGCTTCAATAAAATCAAATCAAAAATCAAAAACAATACCTTCATGTAAATTACCAGTTATTTTACAAAATGATGCATTAATTGAATTAATTGATAATTTAATTTTAACACAAATGACAGGTGAAAAAAAGTACTATAAATCTTCATATTTAATTGGAAAAGAAAATAAGATAATTGCATCTGATCTCTTGACATTATATGAAGATCCTTTTTCAGAAGCATATTCAAAAACTAATTTTGATGGTGAAGGAATTGAAGATGATATTTCAGTTTTAATTAATAAAGGAAAATTCACAGGTTTTGTTTATGATAAAGAAACAGGGGCATTAGATAAAAGTTTAAAATTTGGTTTTTGTTCAAGATCTAATTATAAATCAAGACCAAAAATTGGATTTTCTAATATACATATTAAACCTGGAAAGGATAAAAATTTAGAAGAATTAAATAAAAATTATATAGTAATAGATGAACTATTTGGATTTCATACTGCTAATCCAACTACTGGAGATTTTTCATTAACAATCGGAGGGGGATATATTTTTAAAAATAATAAAAAACAATATATCCAAGGCAATATTTTATCTGGTAATATCTATTCACTTTTAAAAAATATTCAAAATATAGAAAGTTCAGTAAAAATGCGCGGAAGTTATGTTTTACCACGTATTTTAATTAAAGAATTAACAATTTCTTAA
- a CDS encoding ATP-dependent Clp protease proteolytic subunit, with amino-acid sequence MTNWNEMFNKINASGSTHDIIRHKCLKRLNKLTNRNIIIYYSGWLQKPNIPGLGVTDEDKTGFMSVVENLNPDKGLDIFLHTPGGDTAATESIVTYLKSIFGSDMRAFVPELAMSAGTMMACACKEIRMGKHSSLGPIDPQFNGIPAHGIIEEFERAAKEIKIDQSKIYIWQPIIAKYNPTLIGECEKAIVWSEEMVKIWLKEGMFKKDSKADDKIKVIIKELGDHALTKSHARHLSYDRCDEIGLKVISLEKDKKLRDAVLSVHYATIHTLTSTPAFKIIENHSGTAFIKLLQNVIVNR; translated from the coding sequence ATGACTAATTGGAATGAAATGTTTAACAAAATCAATGCGTCTGGAAGTACGCATGATATTATTCGCCATAAATGTCTCAAAAGATTAAACAAATTAACAAATAGAAATATTATAATTTACTATTCTGGTTGGCTTCAAAAACCAAATATTCCTGGGTTGGGAGTAACTGATGAAGATAAAACTGGTTTCATGTCAGTAGTCGAGAACTTAAATCCAGATAAAGGATTAGATATATTTCTTCATACACCTGGAGGAGATACTGCGGCTACTGAATCTATTGTTACATATCTTAAATCCATATTCGGGAGTGATATGCGAGCATTTGTTCCTGAGCTAGCGATGTCTGCAGGAACTATGATGGCTTGTGCTTGCAAAGAAATAAGAATGGGTAAACATTCAAGTTTGGGTCCAATTGATCCGCAGTTTAATGGAATTCCAGCTCATGGAATTATTGAAGAATTTGAAAGAGCTGCTAAAGAGATTAAAATAGACCAATCAAAGATTTATATTTGGCAACCAATAATAGCAAAATACAATCCTACTTTAATAGGAGAATGTGAAAAAGCAATTGTATGGTCAGAAGAAATGGTTAAAATTTGGCTTAAAGAAGGCATGTTTAAAAAAGACAGCAAAGCAGATGATAAAATAAAAGTTATAATAAAAGAATTGGGGGACCATGCATTGACGAAATCGCATGCCAGGCATCTTTCTTATGATAGATGTGATGAAATCGGCCTTAAGGTAATTTCTTTAGAAAAGGATAAAAAACTTAGAGATGCAGTTCTCTCCGTTCATTACGCAACAATCCATACTTTAACTTCAACACCAGCGTTTAAAATAATTGAAAATCATTCTGGCACTGCTTTTATAAAACTGCTTCAAAATGTAATTGTTAATAGATAA
- a CDS encoding GNAT family N-acetyltransferase produces the protein MFRTKPSVFFSPRDYEFTNITPKLDNITIKRIETDEERNACVDLSKNPKIKKILKELTILDFLDLIKGLIIKDRDKIIGWRTYYENEKSIEGVSYALDPDYWGTGLSKYLLNYWIDLMKKKDLKK, from the coding sequence ATGTTTAGAACAAAACCAAGTGTATTTTTTTCACCTAGAGATTATGAATTTACAAACATAACACCTAAATTAGATAATATAACAATCAAAAGAATTGAAACAGATGAAGAAAGAAATGCTTGTGTTGATTTATCTAAAAATCCTAAAATTAAAAAAATTTTAAAAGAATTAACTATTTTAGATTTCTTAGATCTAATAAAAGGACTTATTATAAAAGACAGAGATAAAATAATAGGGTGGAGAACGTATTATGAAAATGAAAAAAGTATTGAAGGAGTAAGTTATGCTTTAGATCCGGATTATTGGGGAACTGGATTATCTAAATATCTTTTAAATTATTGGATTGACTTAATGAAAAAGAAGGATTTGAAAAAATAA
- a CDS encoding HAD family hydrolase: MKKFTPRVIFFNLEGGVFKFSNIPNIIKQTIKNCRMTCSDNLNEEFDKFCKGQISENEFWKNIKINDINMPRKLVLEKLEYSFDDDFLPLITGFMGKKIGIYGNIPKEWAEDIFTSSGLSSMIQVSILSSDLEEMFPSEKAFDIMKEKIGNVLIIDQNEDNICAAKKRGLNSVLLIRKPIEKCSCLPDVFVPKLIQLEDLIE, encoded by the coding sequence ATGAAAAAATTTACACCAAGAGTAATTTTCTTTAATTTAGAGGGGGGAGTTTTCAAATTCTCCAATATACCTAATATTATAAAGCAAACAATAAAAAATTGTAGAATGACCTGTTCTGATAATTTAAATGAAGAGTTTGATAAATTCTGTAAAGGGCAAATAAGTGAAAATGAATTTTGGAAAAATATTAAAATAAATGATATAAATATGCCTAGGAAACTTGTTTTAGAAAAACTAGAATATTCATTTGATGATGATTTTTTACCATTAATTACAGGGTTTATGGGAAAAAAGATTGGAATTTATGGCAATATTCCTAAAGAATGGGCAGAAGATATTTTTACCTCATCAGGCTTATCATCTATGATCCAAGTATCAATTTTGTCTTCAGATTTAGAGGAGATGTTTCCAAGTGAAAAAGCATTTGATATTATGAAGGAGAAAATAGGAAATGTTTTAATTATAGATCAAAATGAAGATAATATTTGTGCAGCAAAAAAAAGAGGTTTAAATTCAGTTTTATTAATAAGAAAACCAATTGAAAAATGCAGCTGTTTACCAGACGTATTTGTTCCAAAATTAATTCAATTAGAGGATTTGATAGAATGA
- the lonB gene encoding ATP-dependent protease LonB: MPAENLEDILCYPNHVDENNPRIVVVKTYPPKEEIEKDPKLKALYFNDLMKAKQQKMKLEIKTEEQKKKEEEQKKKDDIGQGRRILNLTQRIRGAPSSDKGPSPLLVVILIGLIAIIALYMTNALQDDSKWFILAFIFGMGFLYFLFSFSSRLSLKMGMIGGGFGSEDPKLIVDNSGKRTAPFEDATGAKAGALLGDCRHDPLQSGGLGTPAHLRIEAGAIHRSNKGVLFMDEVTSLTKHFQQELLTAMQEKKYPITGQSEMSSGAIVKTEPVPCDFVLVAAGNVPDIQTMHPALRSRIRGAGYEIYVEDHMDDTPENEEKLVKFVAQEVKKDKKIPHFTKEAVNEVINEARRKSTKKHSFTLNLRELGGIVRAAGDMAREENAQYVSAEHVKKAKKISGTLEQQIAEQYIELKKSYRVFQTKGYEIGRVNGLAVLGDPSSGLVLPIVAEVTPSFSKGSGRFIATGKLGTIAKEAVDNVSAIIKKHVKKDMSKNDVHIQFLQTYEGVEGDSASIAVAVSVISAMESLPIDQTIGMTGSLSVRGEVLPVGGVTGKVQACIEAGLKKVILPKSNLEDVYISKEDKNKIEIIPVETISDVLKHVLQKSAKTNSFIKGIKNHKK; the protein is encoded by the coding sequence ATGCCTGCTGAAAATCTAGAAGATATTTTATGTTATCCTAATCATGTTGATGAAAATAATCCAAGAATTGTTGTTGTTAAGACTTATCCCCCAAAGGAAGAAATTGAAAAAGACCCTAAATTAAAAGCATTATATTTTAATGACTTAATGAAAGCTAAACAACAAAAAATGAAACTAGAAATTAAAACAGAAGAACAAAAGAAAAAAGAAGAAGAACAAAAAAAGAAAGATGATATTGGACAGGGTAGAAGAATATTAAATTTAACTCAAAGAATTAGAGGAGCACCTTCATCTGATAAAGGTCCAAGCCCACTATTAGTTGTTATTTTAATTGGGTTAATAGCAATTATTGCTTTATATATGACAAATGCTCTTCAAGATGATTCAAAATGGTTTATTTTAGCTTTTATTTTTGGAATGGGATTTTTATATTTCTTATTTAGTTTTTCAAGTAGATTAAGTTTGAAAATGGGGATGATAGGTGGAGGATTTGGAAGTGAAGATCCTAAACTTATTGTTGATAATTCAGGCAAAAGAACAGCACCATTTGAAGATGCAACAGGCGCTAAAGCAGGCGCATTGCTTGGCGACTGCAGACACGATCCGCTCCAAAGTGGCGGACTAGGAACTCCTGCGCATTTAAGAATAGAAGCAGGCGCAATTCATAGGTCAAATAAAGGTGTTTTATTTATGGATGAAGTTACTTCATTAACAAAACATTTTCAACAGGAATTATTAACTGCAATGCAGGAAAAAAAATATCCTATAACAGGCCAAAGTGAAATGTCTTCTGGAGCTATTGTAAAAACTGAACCAGTCCCATGTGATTTTGTTTTAGTTGCAGCAGGAAATGTTCCTGATATTCAAACAATGCATCCAGCTTTAAGATCAAGAATTCGCGGTGCAGGATATGAAATTTATGTTGAAGACCATATGGATGATACTCCCGAAAATGAAGAAAAATTAGTTAAGTTTGTTGCTCAAGAAGTTAAAAAAGACAAAAAAATACCTCATTTTACAAAAGAAGCTGTGAATGAAGTAATAAATGAAGCAAGAAGAAAAAGTACTAAAAAACATTCATTTACTTTGAATTTAAGAGAATTAGGAGGTATTGTTCGTGCAGCAGGAGATATGGCGAGAGAAGAAAATGCTCAATATGTTTCAGCTGAGCATGTTAAAAAGGCTAAAAAAATATCTGGAACATTAGAACAACAAATAGCTGAACAATATATTGAATTAAAAAAGAGTTATAGGGTTTTTCAAACAAAAGGTTATGAAATAGGCAGGGTTAATGGATTAGCAGTTTTAGGTGATCCTTCATCTGGATTAGTATTGCCTATTGTAGCTGAAGTTACTCCTTCATTTTCAAAAGGAAGTGGTAGATTTATTGCTACTGGTAAATTAGGTACTATTGCTAAAGAAGCAGTTGATAATGTTTCAGCAATTATTAAAAAACATGTTAAAAAAGATATGTCAAAAAATGATGTTCATATTCAATTTTTACAAACTTATGAAGGAGTTGAAGGAGATTCAGCTTCTATTGCTGTTGCTGTATCAGTTATATCTGCAATGGAATCCTTACCTATTGATCAAACTATTGGAATGACTGGTTCATTATCTGTACGTGGTGAAGTACTGCCTGTTGGAGGAGTAACAGGTAAAGTTCAAGCATGTATTGAAGCTGGATTAAAAAAAGTTATTCTCCCTAAATCAAATTTAGAAGATGTTTATATATCAAAAGAAGATAAAAATAAAATAGAAATAATCCCAGTTGAAACAATTTCAGATGTTTTAAAACATGTTTTACAAAAGAGCGCTAAAACTAATTCATTTATTAAAGGAATAAAAAACCATAAGAAATAA
- a CDS encoding TldD/PmbA family protein, giving the protein MYSYISKELEKIKCDYWDARIENANLLSLSIENSDLNINKNYFEGIGIRILNNGSWGFASINQTDKTSFDIALKNALRLSKIKSGNKIQIHAYKKQKYNEKRENNEVDLDKWTKKLIKLEKEMKHKNIISTAFGLMNKNSFFTFINSEGSLIEKKEVFSYAGPKTIGKKGKIMQTWSDREGKLGSLENLKNLDTLAINSKKKVLDILKAKPCPKGIQTVVLDPHMVGVFCHEAIGHASEADIVSKGDSILEKYKGKQIGNPEINIIDSPNEKEGFGNIIYDDEGIKAKKVVLIKNGKVNEFMHSRETAKKFNTSPTGNARATNYFNFPIVRMRNTVMLPGKASKEDIFDIKEGIYLKGMKGGQVKTLDGTFMFAAREGFKIKNGEIKEQVRDVSIASDIQTTLHNIELIGKDYTPNGVGFCGKGGQNIRAGDGGPHIKINKILLG; this is encoded by the coding sequence ATGTATTCTTATATATCTAAAGAATTAGAAAAAATTAAATGCGACTATTGGGATGCTAGAATAGAAAATGCTAATCTACTTTCTTTAAGTATAGAAAATAGTGATTTAAATATTAATAAAAATTATTTTGAAGGTATTGGGATTAGAATTTTAAATAATGGATCTTGGGGTTTTGCAAGTATTAATCAAACTGATAAAACGTCTTTTGATATTGCTTTAAAAAATGCATTGAGATTATCAAAAATAAAATCTGGTAATAAAATTCAAATTCATGCATATAAAAAACAAAAATATAATGAAAAAAGAGAGAATAACGAAGTAGATCTAGATAAGTGGACTAAAAAATTAATTAAATTAGAAAAAGAAATGAAGCATAAAAATATCATTTCTACTGCATTTGGATTAATGAATAAAAATAGTTTTTTTACTTTTATTAATTCAGAAGGCTCTTTGATTGAAAAAAAAGAGGTTTTTTCGTATGCAGGTCCAAAAACTATAGGTAAAAAAGGAAAAATAATGCAAACATGGTCTGATAGAGAAGGAAAATTAGGATCTTTAGAAAATTTAAAAAATTTAGATACTTTAGCCATTAATTCAAAGAAAAAAGTATTAGATATATTAAAAGCAAAACCTTGCCCAAAAGGAATTCAAACTGTTGTTTTAGATCCGCATATGGTTGGAGTTTTTTGTCACGAAGCTATAGGACATGCTTCAGAAGCAGATATTGTTTCAAAAGGAGATTCAATTTTAGAAAAATATAAAGGAAAACAAATAGGAAATCCAGAAATTAATATCATTGACTCTCCAAATGAAAAAGAAGGCTTTGGTAATATTATATATGATGATGAAGGAATTAAAGCAAAAAAAGTTGTTTTAATAAAAAACGGAAAAGTTAATGAATTCATGCATTCAAGAGAAACTGCTAAAAAATTCAATACTTCCCCAACAGGTAATGCTAGAGCTACAAATTACTTTAATTTTCCAATTGTAAGAATGAGAAATACAGTTATGCTTCCTGGAAAAGCTTCTAAAGAAGATATTTTTGATATTAAAGAAGGGATATATTTAAAAGGAATGAAAGGGGGACAAGTAAAAACATTGGATGGAACTTTTATGTTTGCAGCAAGAGAAGGATTTAAAATAAAAAATGGAGAAATAAAAGAACAAGTAAGAGATGTATCAATTGCAAGTGATATTCAAACTACTTTACACAATATAGAATTAATTGGTAAAGATTACACTCCAAATGGAGTTGGATTTTGTGGAAAAGGTGGCCAAAATATTAGAGCTGGAGATGGCGGACCGCATATAAAAATTAATAAAATATTATTAGGTTGA
- the serS gene encoding serine--tRNA ligase produces the protein MIDIKYIREHTQEVRNNLAKRKKPEILQMFDELVEKDKQERELKIELDKLRKRRNDVSKEINEKKKNGEPIDELLKEVKELPDKIKQEEEQYENLVKRITELRLRIPNILHESVPYGESEDDNIVIKTWGKPRKKEDWMLPHADLVSVFDLVDTDKASEAATSRFYYLKNDFVLLEQALLRYALDKMIKKGFNPINPPYMVRKEVIQGATDAYKFGDDIYKIEGEDLYLIATAEHGIIAYHRNEVLPENELPLKYVGLTPCFRKEAGSHGKDTKGIFRTHQFHKVEMIIFSKPEESWKMHEELLKINEEILQELELPYRVINTCTSELGVVHSKLYDLEVWFPLQEKYREVMSCTNALSYQAVRSNIKYEKENGDKDYLHILNDTVIAAGRTMTAIIENNQEKEGIIRIPKILVSYMNGKTEIKA, from the coding sequence ATGATTGATATAAAATATATTAGAGAACATACTCAAGAAGTACGCAATAACTTAGCCAAAAGAAAAAAACCTGAGATTTTACAAATGTTTGATGAATTAGTAGAAAAAGATAAACAAGAAAGAGAATTAAAAATTGAATTAGATAAATTAAGAAAAAGAAGGAATGACGTTTCTAAAGAAATAAATGAAAAAAAGAAAAATGGAGAACCAATTGATGAACTTCTTAAAGAAGTTAAAGAATTACCAGATAAAATAAAACAAGAAGAAGAACAATATGAGAATCTAGTAAAAAGAATTACTGAATTAAGATTAAGAATACCTAATATTTTACATGAATCAGTACCATATGGGGAATCTGAAGATGATAATATTGTTATAAAAACATGGGGAAAACCAAGAAAAAAAGAAGATTGGATGTTACCCCATGCAGATTTAGTATCTGTTTTTGATTTAGTTGATACAGATAAAGCATCTGAAGCTGCAACTTCAAGATTTTATTATTTAAAAAATGATTTTGTGTTATTAGAACAGGCATTACTAAGATATGCATTAGATAAAATGATAAAAAAAGGATTTAATCCTATAAATCCCCCATATATGGTAAGAAAAGAAGTAATTCAAGGAGCAACAGATGCATATAAATTTGGAGATGATATTTACAAAATAGAAGGAGAAGATCTATATTTAATAGCAACAGCTGAGCATGGGATAATTGCATATCACAGAAATGAAGTTTTACCAGAAAATGAACTTCCATTAAAATATGTTGGATTAACTCCATGTTTTAGAAAAGAAGCAGGTTCACATGGGAAAGATACAAAAGGAATTTTTAGAACCCACCAATTTCATAAAGTAGAGATGATTATATTTTCAAAACCAGAAGAATCATGGAAAATGCATGAAGAATTATTAAAAATTAATGAAGAAATTTTACAAGAATTAGAATTGCCTTATAGAGTTATTAATACTTGCACTAGTGAATTAGGAGTAGTTCATTCTAAACTATATGACCTGGAAGTTTGGTTTCCTTTACAAGAAAAATATAGAGAAGTAATGTCATGTACAAATGCTTTATCTTATCAAGCAGTTAGATCAAACATTAAATATGAAAAAGAAAATGGAGATAAAGATTATTTACATATTTTAAATGATACAGTTATAGCAGCAGGCAGAACTATGACTGCAATAATAGAAAATAATCAAGAAAAAGAAGGCATAATCAGGATCCCAAAAATATTAGTTTCTTATATGAATGGTAAAACTGAAATAAAAGCATAA
- a CDS encoding DNA cytosine methyltransferase codes for MAKKKKLRTLDLFAGVGGIRLGFENAGFETVFANDFDKSCKETYDLNFSEPKLNTEDIWKLDIDNLPEFDILLGGFPCQAFSIAGYRKGFRDEKGRGNLFFRIAEILEARKPRAFLLENVKNLKSHNGGKTFKIIKKTLENLGYHIKVEILNSMIHGNIPQNRERIFIVGFLDKRKRDNFEFPKPISLTKNFREFTAKKADKKYYYNDKPLYTKIKDDINAEDTVYQWRRKYVRANKKGVVPTLTANMGLGGHNVPIIKNSIGIRKLTPRECFLLQGFPADYKLPEIADSKLYHQAGNSVTVSVIERLAENMRKILLDEVPPRKDIITAYL; via the coding sequence ATGGCAAAGAAAAAAAAGTTAAGAACATTAGATCTTTTTGCAGGCGTCGGCGGAATCAGATTAGGATTTGAAAATGCTGGATTTGAAACTGTATTTGCAAACGATTTTGATAAAAGTTGCAAAGAGACTTACGATTTAAACTTTAGTGAGCCAAAACTAAATACTGAAGATATATGGAAACTTGATATAGATAATTTACCAGAATTTGATATTCTTCTTGGCGGTTTTCCCTGCCAGGCTTTTAGCATAGCAGGGTACAGAAAAGGATTTAGAGATGAAAAAGGCAGAGGTAATTTATTTTTTAGGATCGCCGAAATTTTAGAAGCTAGAAAACCCCGGGCGTTTTTATTAGAAAATGTGAAAAACCTTAAATCCCACAACGGCGGAAAGACTTTTAAAATTATTAAAAAAACACTGGAAAATCTAGGATATCATATCAAAGTGGAAATTTTAAACAGTATGATCCATGGCAACATTCCTCAAAACCGGGAAAGAATTTTTATTGTTGGTTTCTTAGATAAAAGAAAACGCGATAATTTTGAATTCCCAAAACCAATTTCTTTAACTAAAAATTTTCGGGAATTCACAGCAAAAAAAGCAGACAAAAAATATTACTACAATGATAAACCATTATATACAAAGATTAAAGATGACATCAACGCAGAAGATACAGTTTACCAATGGAGAAGAAAATATGTACGTGCTAATAAAAAAGGAGTCGTTCCTACATTAACTGCAAATATGGGTCTTGGAGGGCATAATGTTCCCATTATCAAAAATTCAATAGGAATCAGAAAATTAACTCCGAGAGAATGCTTCTTATTGCAGGGTTTTCCTGCTGATTACAAACTTCCTGAAATTGCAGACAGTAAATTATATCATCAAGCAGGCAACAGCGTTACTGTTTCGGTTATAGAACGACTTGCAGAAAATATGAGAAAGATTCTATTGGATGAAGTTCCTCCGCGCAAAGATATAATTACTGCTTATTTATGA
- a CDS encoding zinc ribbon domain-containing protein, whose translation MGLLSGIVKIFENKVSKGVKDSVEDFITNEGECSKCGKDIPNKKAKFCPSCGFKLVVTCPKCKKDFPYKTKYCEVCGRRLKR comes from the coding sequence ATGGGATTGCTTAGCGGCATTGTAAAAATATTTGAGAATAAGGTTAGTAAAGGAGTAAAAGACAGTGTAGAAGATTTCATAACAAATGAAGGTGAATGTTCAAAATGTGGGAAGGACATTCCAAATAAAAAGGCTAAATTCTGCCCAAGTTGTGGTTTTAAGCTGGTTGTTACCTGCCCAAAATGTAAGAAAGATTTCCCTTATAAAACAAAGTATTGTGAAGTTTGCGGGAGAAGACTGAAGAGATAA